A genome region from Lucilia cuprina isolate Lc7/37 chromosome 3, ASM2204524v1, whole genome shotgun sequence includes the following:
- the LOC124418671 gene encoding uncharacterized protein LOC124418671: MVQCVKRVLQSTLKESAPREHALQSFLIKAENIVDSRPLTHLSLSHEDEEPLTPNNFLLGCPNTSQTPTGEINNHPVALRNHWRISRQLRDHFWKRGLKNICPH; the protein is encoded by the coding sequence ATGGTCCAGTGCGTCAAGCGTGTGTTGCAGTCAACCCTTAAAGAATCGGCCCCTCGTGAACACGCTTTGCAAAGTTTCCTGATTAAAGCTGAAAATATAGTAGATTCTCGTCCCTTAACACATTTGTCATTGAGCCACGAAGATGAGGAACCACTAACGCCGAATAATTTTTTGCTCGGTTGCCCTAATACATCACAAACTCCTACCGGAGAAATAAATAATCATCCAGTTGCTCTAAGAAATCATTGGCGCATATCCCGTCAATTGCGTGACCACTTCTGGAAGCGTGGATTAAAGAATATTTGCCCACATTGA